The Belonocnema kinseyi isolate 2016_QV_RU_SX_M_011 chromosome 10, B_treatae_v1, whole genome shotgun sequence genome has a window encoding:
- the LOC117181324 gene encoding uncharacterized protein F54H12.2-like, with protein MSFLHSHSCECLNSELDLFSLPPTQTSIEGSQWVHYKPISSLTDDSPIEFVVPGNDDEYIDLAHTMLNLKIALQAPKKTKDNESSIVKIAPVNNILHSMFNQVDVYFNQKLVSPPNNAYAYRAYIETLLNYGPAAKSSHLTASLWVNDSPGQMDGVADENKGLKLRRAYFSA; from the coding sequence ATGTCTTTCTTACATTCACACTCGTGTGAATGCCTTAACTCAGAACTGGATCTATTTTCTCTACCACCAACTCAAACGTCGATAGAGGGTTCTCAATGGGTTCATTACAAACCTATCTCATCACTCACTGACGATTCACCCATAGAATTTGTCGTTCCTGGCAACGATGATGAGTACATCGACCTGGCACATACTATGCTGAATCTCAAGATAGCTTTACAAGCTCCCAAAAAAACAAAGGATAATGAAAGTTCTATTGTTAAAATAGCCCCTGTTAATAATATACTACACTCAATGTTTAATCAGGTAGATgtatattttaatcagaaattagtATCGCCACCAAATAATGCTTATGCTTACAGAGCATACATTGAAACATTACTCAATTATGGACCAGCAGCAAAATCAAGTCATCTGACAGCGTCTTTGTGGGTAAATGATTCGCCCGGGCAGATGGATGGTGTTGCTGACGAAAATAAGGGGCTTAAACTCCGTCGCGCATATTTTAGtgcttag
- the LOC117181325 gene encoding uncharacterized protein LOC117181325: protein MQPSDVTLENASIARKNLQRRYLKNNKKKKAKYRVGDVVRITRTRGTFEKVYESGWSEELFIIKRIITWRTYSPVVYELEYLAGKVIDGLFYEQELADVKNRNVHKGEFIVEKIIQTRGKASEKQALVKWAGHPDKFNSWIPASELKNI from the coding sequence ATGCAGCCATCTGACGTTACCCTAGAGAATGCATCCATCGCACGAAAAAATTTACAACGAcgctatttaaaaaacaataaaaagaaaaaggctAAATATCGGGTTGGCGATGTTGTACGCATCACTCGGACACGCGGCACCTTCGAGAAAGTATATGAATCGGGATGGAGTGAGGAATTGTTTATTATCAAACGGATAATAACGTGGAGAACATACTCACCTGTTGTGTACGAATTGGAATATTTAGCTGGTAAAGTAATTGACGGACTTTTTTACGAACAAGAATTAGCAGATGTCAAGAATAGGAATGTGCACAAGGGTgagtttattgttgaaaaaataattcaaactcgTGGAAAAGCTTCTGAAAAACAGGCTCTCGTCAAATGGGCCGGACATCCTGATAAATTCAATTCTTGGATACCTGcttctgaattaaaaaacatctaa